Proteins from a genomic interval of Candidatus Rubidus massiliensis:
- the dnaK_2 gene encoding Heat shock protein 70: protein MNQKKSKIIGIDLGTTNSCVAIMEGGSPKVIASAEGSRTTPSVVAYKGSERLVGIPAKRQAITNPENTIMSSKRFIGRKYAEVESEIKTVPFKVTKNSNGDAVFEVQGKAVTPEEVAAQILIKMKETAEAYLGEKVTEAVITVPAYFNDSQRQSTKDAGRIAGLDVKRIIPEPTAAALAYGLDKEHTDKKIAVFDLGGGTFDISILEIGDGVFEVLSTNGDTHLGGDDFDNAILNWILDTFKQEQGIDLHNDKMALQRLRDAAEKAKIELSGTQSTEINQPFITMDASGPKHLSLTLTRAKLESLTHDLVERTKEPCLKALKDAGLTKDAIGEVILVGGMSRMPAVQEMVKSIFGKEGHKGVNPDEVVAVGAAIQGGVLSGTVKDVLLLDVTPLTLGIETLGGVMTPLVERNTTIPTQKKQVFSTAADNQPAVTISVLQGESPMADRNKRIGQFELSDIPPAPRGMPQIEVAFDIDADGILHVSAKDLSSGKSQNIRIEAQSGLSKDDIDRMLKEAELHAEEDKQRKEQAETHNEGEALAFRAEKALSEYKDKVPQEIASEVQGKVDALKAALKGNDVAKIKSAKADLEKSMQHIGEAMAKAGGPETAGTGAQPHTEQPSHGSSGHTKQKPADNIEEVDAEIIDNNDQK, encoded by the coding sequence ATGAATCAGAAAAAAAGTAAAATCATTGGTATCGACTTAGGTACTACAAACTCCTGCGTAGCTATTATGGAAGGAGGTTCTCCTAAAGTAATCGCTTCAGCGGAAGGTTCTCGCACAACACCTTCTGTTGTAGCCTATAAAGGAAGTGAACGTTTAGTCGGAATTCCAGCTAAAAGACAAGCGATTACAAACCCAGAAAATACTATCATGTCTTCTAAAAGATTTATTGGTAGAAAATATGCTGAGGTTGAATCTGAAATCAAAACTGTTCCTTTTAAAGTTACTAAAAATAGTAATGGCGATGCAGTTTTTGAAGTACAAGGCAAAGCGGTAACTCCAGAAGAAGTCGCGGCACAAATCTTAATTAAAATGAAAGAAACAGCAGAAGCCTATCTTGGAGAAAAGGTGACTGAAGCTGTAATTACTGTGCCAGCTTACTTCAACGATTCTCAACGTCAATCTACAAAAGACGCTGGCAGAATTGCCGGTCTTGATGTAAAAAGAATTATCCCAGAACCAACAGCTGCAGCTTTAGCTTATGGTTTGGATAAAGAACACACAGATAAAAAAATTGCTGTTTTCGACTTAGGTGGCGGAACTTTTGATATTTCCATTTTAGAAATCGGCGATGGCGTTTTTGAAGTTTTATCTACTAACGGAGATACTCACCTGGGTGGTGATGACTTTGATAATGCTATTTTAAATTGGATTTTAGACACTTTTAAACAAGAGCAAGGCATTGATCTTCATAACGATAAAATGGCACTTCAACGTTTAAGAGATGCGGCTGAAAAAGCTAAAATCGAATTATCAGGTACACAATCTACTGAAATTAACCAACCGTTCATCACTATGGACGCATCAGGCCCAAAACACTTATCCTTAACTTTAACAAGAGCTAAATTAGAAAGCTTAACTCATGATTTAGTGGAAAGAACTAAAGAACCTTGCTTAAAAGCTTTAAAAGATGCCGGCTTAACAAAAGACGCTATTGGAGAAGTTATTTTAGTGGGTGGTATGTCCCGTATGCCAGCCGTACAAGAAATGGTAAAATCCATTTTTGGTAAAGAAGGGCATAAAGGAGTTAACCCTGATGAAGTTGTAGCAGTGGGTGCGGCTATTCAAGGGGGGGTGTTAAGTGGAACTGTTAAAGATGTTCTTCTTTTAGATGTAACACCTCTAACTTTAGGTATTGAAACTTTAGGTGGAGTTATGACTCCATTAGTTGAGCGCAATACAACTATCCCAACACAAAAAAAACAAGTGTTTTCAACTGCTGCCGATAATCAACCAGCAGTAACTATTAGCGTTCTTCAAGGAGAAAGTCCAATGGCTGATCGCAATAAAAGAATTGGTCAATTTGAACTTTCTGACATTCCTCCAGCGCCACGTGGAATGCCTCAAATTGAAGTTGCTTTTGATATCGACGCAGATGGTATTTTGCATGTTTCCGCAAAAGATTTATCTTCTGGCAAATCCCAAAACATTCGTATCGAAGCGCAATCGGGTCTTAGCAAAGATGATATCGATCGTATGTTGAAAGAAGCTGAACTTCATGCTGAAGAAGATAAGCAGCGTAAAGAGCAAGCCGAAACTCACAATGAGGGAGAAGCTTTAGCATTTAGAGCCGAAAAAGCATTGAGTGAATATAAAGACAAAGTACCACAAGAAATTGCTAGTGAAGTGCAGGGCAAGGTTGATGCTTTAAAAGCAGCTTTAAAAGGAAATGATGTAGCTAAAATCAAATCAGCTAAAGCTGATCTTGAAAAGAGTATGCAACACATTGGAGAAGCTATGGCAAAAGCTGGCGGTCCAGAAACTGCTGGTACTGGCGCACAACCTCACACAGAACAACCATCTCATGGCTCTTCTGGTCATACCAAACAAAAACCAGCAGATAATATTGAGGAAGTCGACGCAGAAATTATTGATAATAACGATCAAAAATAA
- the grpE gene encoding HSP-70 cofactor, with protein MTNHENSDETINESNPEESVEESVKETQPQPKLIEISQEELDKLKKEVNDYKDKYLRLLAESENARKRLYKEKQELTQYAIQNIIVEFLHPIDHLENALKYTTNMSQEVKNWAIGFQMILGQFKDVLSTNGIYPFETIGKEFDPHTQEAIEMVETNEYPQGYVVEQNVQGYKMGDRVIRPARVKVAKAIKENEANQEEIKQ; from the coding sequence ATGACCAATCATGAAAACAGCGATGAAACGATCAACGAATCTAATCCAGAAGAGTCTGTTGAAGAATCTGTAAAGGAAACTCAACCACAACCTAAATTGATCGAAATATCCCAAGAAGAATTGGACAAACTCAAAAAAGAAGTGAATGACTATAAAGATAAGTATTTGCGTTTACTTGCAGAATCTGAAAATGCACGCAAAAGATTGTATAAAGAAAAGCAAGAACTTACTCAATATGCCATTCAAAATATTATTGTAGAGTTTTTACATCCAATTGATCATTTGGAAAATGCTTTGAAATATACCACTAATATGTCTCAAGAAGTAAAAAATTGGGCCATTGGTTTTCAAATGATTTTAGGTCAATTTAAAGATGTTTTATCAACAAATGGTATTTACCCATTTGAAACAATTGGCAAAGAATTCGATCCTCATACTCAAGAAGCGATCGAAATGGTTGAAACAAATGAATATCCACAAGGTTATGTTGTGGAACAAAATGTACAAGGCTACAAAATGGGAGATCGCGTCATTCGCCCCGCCCGTGTAAAAGTAGCTAAAGCTATCAAAGAAAATGAAGCTAATCAAGAAGAAATAAAACAATAA
- the hrcA gene encoding Heat-inducible transcription repressor HrcA translates to MKKDHLKPPVLVKKTSKQDRELKVLLGLVDYYIKTAKPVGSNSLKEAGFDDLSSATIRNYFANLESSGYLTQQHASGGRIPTAKAFRFYADFKKTNTIYTKEAEKTFSSFNDRETREIATFLQEAAETFSQTTQCAVFLSTPRFDQDIIITIKLVPIDHSRCLGIVVTDFGLIHTEILTSDKKITNFTAKRIEEYFHWRLTGLNKPEGLTKEDEALAQRFYNEILVRYVVGYSNFSDADIYKTGFSKLLLYPEFHTPSALPSSLALFENTQGMRLLLKEVKKHNQTKVWIGDDLTLYTSSTPDCAILSAPYHINKQPVGAIGLLGPMRIPYEHLFDLMQAFTKNLSEALTRNIYKHKITFREPNKGEIANQSDNPQLLCYENKQLLENKMGALE, encoded by the coding sequence ATGAAAAAGGATCATTTAAAACCTCCGGTTCTTGTAAAAAAGACGAGTAAACAAGATCGAGAACTAAAAGTTCTCTTAGGTTTAGTCGATTATTACATAAAAACCGCCAAACCTGTAGGTTCCAATTCTTTGAAAGAAGCAGGTTTTGATGACTTGAGCTCTGCTACCATACGCAATTACTTCGCCAATTTAGAATCAAGTGGTTATTTGACACAGCAGCACGCTTCGGGAGGTCGCATTCCTACCGCCAAAGCGTTTCGCTTTTATGCTGACTTTAAAAAAACCAATACAATTTACACAAAAGAGGCGGAAAAAACCTTTTCTTCTTTTAATGATAGAGAAACTAGAGAAATAGCTACTTTTTTACAAGAAGCGGCCGAAACTTTTTCTCAAACGACCCAATGTGCTGTTTTTTTATCAACACCTCGTTTTGACCAAGATATTATTATTACAATAAAATTAGTCCCCATTGACCATTCTCGCTGCCTTGGGATTGTTGTGACAGATTTTGGCTTAATCCATACTGAAATTTTAACTTCCGATAAAAAAATTACGAATTTTACCGCCAAAAGAATCGAAGAGTATTTTCACTGGCGCTTAACAGGACTCAATAAACCAGAGGGCTTAACCAAAGAAGACGAAGCTTTAGCGCAACGCTTTTACAATGAAATTTTGGTTCGCTATGTGGTGGGTTATTCCAATTTTAGCGATGCTGATATTTATAAAACAGGTTTTTCAAAATTATTACTTTATCCCGAATTTCACACCCCAAGTGCACTCCCCTCAAGCTTAGCCTTATTTGAAAATACTCAAGGGATGCGACTTTTACTAAAAGAAGTAAAAAAACACAATCAAACTAAAGTCTGGATTGGAGACGATTTAACCCTTTACACCTCCTCTACTCCCGATTGCGCCATTTTGAGCGCTCCTTACCATATTAACAAACAACCGGTGGGAGCAATTGGTCTTTTAGGGCCTATGCGTATTCCTTACGAACACTTATTTGATTTAATGCAAGCCTTCACAAAAAATTTAAGTGAGGCTCTAACTCGCAATATTTATAAACACAAAATCACATTCAGAGAGCCTAATAAAGGGGAAATAGCTAATCAATCAGACAACCCTCAGCTACTCTGTTATGAAAACAAACAGTTATTGGAAAATAAAATGGGAGCATTGGAATGA